In a genomic window of Thiolapillus brandeum:
- a CDS encoding LemA family protein, with protein MGTGTIVTIVIVAVILGLIMYVIGIYNTLVTLKNRYKNAFAQIEVQLKRRYDLIPNLMETAKAYMKHERETLEAVINARNAAANALGKAAANPGDPEAMGALAGSEQALAGAMSRFNMVMEAYPDLKANQNMMQFSEELTSTENKIAFARQAFNDAVMQYNTYRQSFPQVVFAPMFGHPTDASLLEFEDSAQMQEAPKVSF; from the coding sequence ATGGGAACCGGTACTATTGTCACCATCGTTATCGTGGCCGTCATTCTAGGCCTGATCATGTATGTCATCGGAATCTACAACACTCTGGTGACCCTGAAGAACCGTTACAAGAACGCGTTTGCCCAGATCGAAGTGCAGCTCAAGCGCCGCTACGACCTGATTCCCAATCTCATGGAAACGGCCAAGGCCTACATGAAGCATGAACGGGAAACCCTGGAAGCCGTGATCAATGCCCGGAATGCTGCCGCCAATGCCCTGGGCAAAGCCGCCGCAAACCCCGGTGACCCGGAAGCCATGGGCGCCCTGGCCGGCAGCGAACAGGCTCTGGCAGGCGCCATGAGCCGCTTCAATATGGTCATGGAAGCCTATCCCGATCTGAAGGCCAATCAGAACATGATGCAGTTCAGCGAAGAGCTGACCAGCACTGAGAACAAGATCGCCTTTGCCCGTCAGGCATTCAACGATGCCGTCATGCAATACAACACCTACCGCCAGTCCTTCCCCCAGGTGGTGTTCGCACCCATGTTCGGCCATCCCACGGATGCCAGCCTCCTCGAATTCGAGGACAGCGCGCAGATGCAGGAAGCCCCCAAGGTCTCCTTCTGA